A DNA window from Syngnathus typhle isolate RoL2023-S1 ecotype Sweden linkage group LG2, RoL_Styp_1.0, whole genome shotgun sequence contains the following coding sequences:
- the nfascb gene encoding neurofascin isoform X6 — protein sequence MPRRQDAKAPRRQGHLATGQRSPACAPCGRTIGCRRGSTGISTSPTCCPTTRPPTSAAAPASRTRTPSSKRCRWWSRSSAVTRAVEEAAPTWLSPTGSSSSVLVLLGEERLLECIAAGVPTPHISWTKNSEDLAESPRLKLRHFNKMLQMPKAGFEDAGEYVCTATNKMGSIQHTFAVTVKAAPFWLEKPRHLVLAPEESGRLVCRADGAPHPTVRWFINGEPIEGAAAAAQANRQVSGDTLSLSSVTAADTAVYQCNASNPYGYVLANAFVNVLHATPRILGARNEVIKVVEGRGAFLDCRYFGSPLPDLRWSKYGQGTLEGNRFKTHSNGTLEIRRTQIEDQGTYACAVSNVAGRDETQVRIEVKEPTLILKRPQDTRVIRGSEVRLECAAKADATAPITTAWMKDTKSVTLGRRIWLDESNLVLGNVNRGDAGVYTCHIENELEQKSASARLMVLDYPNAPSKLELSDPYERSVRLTWVPGDSNFSPITEYLVQYDDDDWLPGKWKNLSTYPGSLNSVILHLTPFTYYQFRVIAVNQIGASRPSRPSVRFQTSGAPPDVIPKNVKGVGTWGNNMEISWEPLTYREWNGPHLKYLVWWRRRDSREEWKNATTKWLKYYIYDADTFTPYELKVQAANDFGLGPESPVVIGYSGEDRPVSAPQNPRLSDIQATRATVRWDPVPQSSIMGQLKEYKVYYWRDSSQLRWLRVSRATRSRAFAETGPEPSGLLTDLLPYSNYKMYMVVANGRYEGPPSNYVHFSTPEGVPSAPTSFRIRQRHLDSIYVDWEPPAEPNGIISGYSLKYQTVNASRGEEQRVEEFPPNVTSFSLRRDDRYTRYRFSVAARTRLGLGPWHTEESPHYTTEIYAQDQVDVSTKGWFVGVMCAVALVVLTLLVVCFVKRSRGGKYPVREKKATALEAVDDVDQDGSFDYRSSLERLARVTALPYPRWEEERGLQRGPPSMEAVMKRCESDDSLVDYGDGGGEVPFTEDGSFIGQYTAPRRDVRDLDFGGSLELHSPLNAIYSLA from the exons ATGCCAAGGCGCCAAGACGCCAAGGCGCCAAGGCGCCAAGGCCACTTGGCGACAGGTCAA CGTTCCCCAGCATGCGCGCCGTGCGGCAGGACCATCGGGTGTCGGCGGGGCTCAACGGGGATCTCTACTTCTCCAACGTGCTGCCCAACGACTCGGCCTCCGACTTCTGCTGCAGCGCCCGCTTCCCGTACAAGAACGCCATCCAGCAAAAGATGCCGGTGGTGGTCAAGGTCGTCAGCAGTAA CCCGGGCCGTGGAGgaggccgccccgacctggttGTCTCCTACAGGTTCATCCAGTTCTGTTCTGGTCCTGCTGGGAGAGGAGCGACTGCTGGAGTGTATTGCCGCAGGAGT GCCCACACCTCATATTAGCTGGACCAAGAACAGTGAGGACTTGGCGGAGAGCCCTCGCCTGAAACTCCGACACTTCAACAAGATGCTTCAAATGCCAAAGGCGGGCTTTGAGGACGCAGGCGAGTACGTCTGCACCGCCACCAATAAGATGGGCTCCATCCAGCACACCTTTGCTGTCACGGTCAAAG CGGCGCCGTTCTGGTTGGAAAAGCCCCGGCATTTAGTCTTGGCTCCCGAGGAAAGCGGGCGCTTGGTGTGCCGCGCCGACGGCGCTCCTCATCCCACGGTCAGGTGGTTCATCAACGGCGAGCCCATCGAGG gcgccgccgccgccgctcaagCCAACAGACAGGTGTCGGGAGATACTCTGAGCCTCAGCAGCGTGACGGCGGCGGACACGGCCGTGTACCAGTGCAACGCCTCAAACCCGTACGGCTACGTATTGGCCAACGCCTTTGTCAACGTCCTGC ATGCAACGCCCCGCATCCTCGGGGCCAGGAATGAAGTCATCAAGGTGGTGGAGGGACGTGGTGCCTTTTTGGACTGCCGCTACTTTGGCTCTCCGCTGCCCGACCTGCGATG GTCCAAATACGGCCAGGGGACTCTGGAAGGAAATCGCTTTAAGACGCACAGCAACGGCACCCTGGAGATCAGGCGCACGCAGATAGAGGATCAAGGAACGTACGCGTGTGCGGTCAGCAACGTCGCAGGGCGAGACGAGACTCAAGTCCGAATTGAGGTCAAAG AACCCACCTTGATTTTGAAAAGGCCGCAGGATACCAGAGTGATCCGTGGAAGCGAGGTGCGTTTGGAGTGTGCCGCCAAAGCGGACGCAACCGCCCCCATCACCACCGCTTGGATGAAGGACACAAAGTCCGTCACACTTGGCCGgag AATATGGCTGGATGAATCCAATCTCGTCCTCGGCAACGTAAACAGAGGTGACGCCGGCGTCTACACGTGCCACATCGAGAACGAACTGGAGCAGAAGTCTGCGTCGGCGCGCCTCATGGTGCTGG ACTACCCGAATGCGCCCTCGAAACTGGAGCTGTCGGATCCGTACGAACGGAGCGTGAGACTTACTTGGGTCCCCGGGGACAGCAACTTCAGCCCCATCACGG AATACTTGGTCCAATATGATGACGACGACTGGTTACCTGGAAAGTGGAAGAACTTGTCAACGTACCCCGGAAGCCTCAACTCGGTCATTCTGCACCTGACACCTTTCACGTACTACCAGTTCCGCGTCATCGCCGTCAATCAAATTGGTGCGAGTCGCCCGAGTCGTCCGTCGGTGCGATTCCAGACGAGCGGAGCAC CTCCGGACGTCATCCCAAAGAACGTGAAAGGAGTCGGAACGTGGGGAAACAACATGGAGATCAGCTGGGAG CCTCTGACATACCGGGAGTGGAATGGGCCGCACCTCAAGTATTTGGTCTGGTGGCGGAGACGAGACTCCAGAGAGGAGTGGAAGAACGCCACCACCAAGTGGCTCAAGTATTATATCTACGACGCGGATACGTTCACGCCCTACGAGCTGAAGGTCCAGGCCGCCAATGACTTTGGCCTGGGCCCGGAGTCTCCCGTTGTCATCGGTTACTCCGGGGAAGACC GTCCTGTTAGCGCGCCGCAGAACCCGAGACTGTCGGATATTCAGGCCACCCGGGCGACTGTGCGCTGGGACCCGGTGCCGCAAAGCTCCATTATGGGCCAACTGAAAGAGTACAAG GTCTACTACTGGAGGGACAGCAGCCAGCTGAGGTGGCTGCGAGTCAGCAGAGCCACCAGGTCCCGAGCCTTTGCAGAAACCGGTCCCGAGCCTTCGGGGCTCCTCACCGACCTGCTCCCCTACAGCAACTATAAGATGTACATGGTCGTGGCCAACGGTCGCTACGAAGGGCCACCCAGCAACTACGTCCACTTTTCCACACCGGAAGGAG TACCATCGGCTCCCACATCCTTCAGGATCCGCCAGCGACACCTTGACAGTATCTATGTGGACTGGGAGCCACCGGCGGAACCCAACGGAATTATCAGCGGCTATTCCCTCAAGTACCAGACAG TGAACGCCAGCAGGGGAGAGGAGCAGAGAGTGGAGGAGTTCCCGCCAAACGTCACCAGTTTCTCGCTGCGCCGAGACGACCGCTACACCCGATACCGCTTCTCTGTGGCCGCTCGGACCCGACTGGGTTTGGGCCCGTGGCATACGGAGGAGTCGCCGCACTACACCACCGAGA TCTACGCCCAGGATCAGGTGGACGTCTCCACCAAGGGCTGGTTCGTCGGCGTCATGTGCGCCGTGGCCCTCGTGGTGCTGACGCTGCTCGTGGTGTGCTTCGTCAAGAGAAGCCGAGGGGGCAAATACCCAG TGCGGGAAAAGAAAGCCACCGCCTTAGAAGCTGTGGACGACGTGGATCAAGACGGCTCCTTTGACTACCG CAGCTCTCTGGAAAG GCTGGCCCGTGTCACGGCTCTGCCCTACCCACGCTG ggaggaggagagggggCTTCAGAGAGGACCACCTTCGATGGAAGCCGTGATGAAAAGGTGCGAGAGCGACGATAGCCTGGTGGATTACGGGGATGGCGGCGGAGAAGTGCCCTTCACTGAGGACGGCTCATTCATTGGCCAGTACACGGCGCCAAGGAGAGACGTGAGAGACTTGGACTTTGGCGGCAGTTTGGAGCTTCATTCTCCACTGAACGCCATCTACTCGCTGGCTTGA
- the nfascb gene encoding neurofascin isoform X8: MRAVRQDHRVSAGLNGDLYFSNVLPNDSASDFCCSARFPYKNAIQQKMPVVVKVVSTRAVEEAAPTWLSPTGSSSSVLVLLGEERLLECIAAGVPTPHISWTKNSEDLAESPRLKLRHFNKMLQMPKAGFEDAGEYVCTATNKMGSIQHTFAVTVKAAPFWLEKPRHLVLAPEESGRLVCRADGAPHPTVRWFINGEPIEGAAAAAQANRQVSGDTLSLSSVTAADTAVYQCNASNPYGYVLANAFVNVLHATPRILGARNEVIKVVEGRGAFLDCRYFGSPLPDLRWSKYGQGTLEGNRFKTHSNGTLEIRRTQIEDQGTYACAVSNVAGRDETQVRIEVKEPTLILKRPQDTRVIRGSEVRLECAAKADATAPITTAWMKDTKSVTLGRRIWLDESNLVLGNVNRGDAGVYTCHIENELEQKSASARLMVLDYPNAPSKLELSDPYERSVRLTWVPGDSNFSPITEYLVQYDDDDWLPGKWKNLSTYPGSLNSVILHLTPFTYYQFRVIAVNQIGASRPSRPSVRFQTSGAPPDVIPKNVKGVGTWGNNMEISWEPLTYREWNGPHLKYLVWWRRRDSREEWKNATTKWLKYYIYDADTFTPYELKVQAANDFGLGPESPVVIGYSGEDRPVSAPQNPRLSDIQATRATVRWDPVPQSSIMGQLKEYKVYYWRDSSQLRWLRVSRATRSRAFAETGPEPSGLLTDLLPYSNYKMYMVVANGRYEGPPSNYVHFSTPEGVPSAPTSFRIRQRHLDSIYVDWEPPAEPNGIISGYSLKYQTVNASRGEEQRVEEFPPNVTSFSLRRDDRYTRYRFSVAARTRLGLGPWHTEESPHYTTEIYAQDQVDVSTKGWFVGVMCAVALVVLTLLVVCFVKRSRGGKYPVREKKATALEAVDDVDQDGSFDYRSSLERLARVTALPYPRWEEERGLQRGPPSMEAVMKRCESDDSLVDYGDGGGEVPFTEDGSFIGQYTAPRRDVRDLDFGGSLELHSPLNAIYSLA, translated from the exons ATGCGCGCCGTGCGGCAGGACCATCGGGTGTCGGCGGGGCTCAACGGGGATCTCTACTTCTCCAACGTGCTGCCCAACGACTCGGCCTCCGACTTCTGCTGCAGCGCCCGCTTCCCGTACAAGAACGCCATCCAGCAAAAGATGCCGGTGGTGGTCAAGGTCGTCAGCA CCCGGGCCGTGGAGgaggccgccccgacctggttGTCTCCTACAGGTTCATCCAGTTCTGTTCTGGTCCTGCTGGGAGAGGAGCGACTGCTGGAGTGTATTGCCGCAGGAGT GCCCACACCTCATATTAGCTGGACCAAGAACAGTGAGGACTTGGCGGAGAGCCCTCGCCTGAAACTCCGACACTTCAACAAGATGCTTCAAATGCCAAAGGCGGGCTTTGAGGACGCAGGCGAGTACGTCTGCACCGCCACCAATAAGATGGGCTCCATCCAGCACACCTTTGCTGTCACGGTCAAAG CGGCGCCGTTCTGGTTGGAAAAGCCCCGGCATTTAGTCTTGGCTCCCGAGGAAAGCGGGCGCTTGGTGTGCCGCGCCGACGGCGCTCCTCATCCCACGGTCAGGTGGTTCATCAACGGCGAGCCCATCGAGG gcgccgccgccgccgctcaagCCAACAGACAGGTGTCGGGAGATACTCTGAGCCTCAGCAGCGTGACGGCGGCGGACACGGCCGTGTACCAGTGCAACGCCTCAAACCCGTACGGCTACGTATTGGCCAACGCCTTTGTCAACGTCCTGC ATGCAACGCCCCGCATCCTCGGGGCCAGGAATGAAGTCATCAAGGTGGTGGAGGGACGTGGTGCCTTTTTGGACTGCCGCTACTTTGGCTCTCCGCTGCCCGACCTGCGATG GTCCAAATACGGCCAGGGGACTCTGGAAGGAAATCGCTTTAAGACGCACAGCAACGGCACCCTGGAGATCAGGCGCACGCAGATAGAGGATCAAGGAACGTACGCGTGTGCGGTCAGCAACGTCGCAGGGCGAGACGAGACTCAAGTCCGAATTGAGGTCAAAG AACCCACCTTGATTTTGAAAAGGCCGCAGGATACCAGAGTGATCCGTGGAAGCGAGGTGCGTTTGGAGTGTGCCGCCAAAGCGGACGCAACCGCCCCCATCACCACCGCTTGGATGAAGGACACAAAGTCCGTCACACTTGGCCGgag AATATGGCTGGATGAATCCAATCTCGTCCTCGGCAACGTAAACAGAGGTGACGCCGGCGTCTACACGTGCCACATCGAGAACGAACTGGAGCAGAAGTCTGCGTCGGCGCGCCTCATGGTGCTGG ACTACCCGAATGCGCCCTCGAAACTGGAGCTGTCGGATCCGTACGAACGGAGCGTGAGACTTACTTGGGTCCCCGGGGACAGCAACTTCAGCCCCATCACGG AATACTTGGTCCAATATGATGACGACGACTGGTTACCTGGAAAGTGGAAGAACTTGTCAACGTACCCCGGAAGCCTCAACTCGGTCATTCTGCACCTGACACCTTTCACGTACTACCAGTTCCGCGTCATCGCCGTCAATCAAATTGGTGCGAGTCGCCCGAGTCGTCCGTCGGTGCGATTCCAGACGAGCGGAGCAC CTCCGGACGTCATCCCAAAGAACGTGAAAGGAGTCGGAACGTGGGGAAACAACATGGAGATCAGCTGGGAG CCTCTGACATACCGGGAGTGGAATGGGCCGCACCTCAAGTATTTGGTCTGGTGGCGGAGACGAGACTCCAGAGAGGAGTGGAAGAACGCCACCACCAAGTGGCTCAAGTATTATATCTACGACGCGGATACGTTCACGCCCTACGAGCTGAAGGTCCAGGCCGCCAATGACTTTGGCCTGGGCCCGGAGTCTCCCGTTGTCATCGGTTACTCCGGGGAAGACC GTCCTGTTAGCGCGCCGCAGAACCCGAGACTGTCGGATATTCAGGCCACCCGGGCGACTGTGCGCTGGGACCCGGTGCCGCAAAGCTCCATTATGGGCCAACTGAAAGAGTACAAG GTCTACTACTGGAGGGACAGCAGCCAGCTGAGGTGGCTGCGAGTCAGCAGAGCCACCAGGTCCCGAGCCTTTGCAGAAACCGGTCCCGAGCCTTCGGGGCTCCTCACCGACCTGCTCCCCTACAGCAACTATAAGATGTACATGGTCGTGGCCAACGGTCGCTACGAAGGGCCACCCAGCAACTACGTCCACTTTTCCACACCGGAAGGAG TACCATCGGCTCCCACATCCTTCAGGATCCGCCAGCGACACCTTGACAGTATCTATGTGGACTGGGAGCCACCGGCGGAACCCAACGGAATTATCAGCGGCTATTCCCTCAAGTACCAGACAG TGAACGCCAGCAGGGGAGAGGAGCAGAGAGTGGAGGAGTTCCCGCCAAACGTCACCAGTTTCTCGCTGCGCCGAGACGACCGCTACACCCGATACCGCTTCTCTGTGGCCGCTCGGACCCGACTGGGTTTGGGCCCGTGGCATACGGAGGAGTCGCCGCACTACACCACCGAGA TCTACGCCCAGGATCAGGTGGACGTCTCCACCAAGGGCTGGTTCGTCGGCGTCATGTGCGCCGTGGCCCTCGTGGTGCTGACGCTGCTCGTGGTGTGCTTCGTCAAGAGAAGCCGAGGGGGCAAATACCCAG TGCGGGAAAAGAAAGCCACCGCCTTAGAAGCTGTGGACGACGTGGATCAAGACGGCTCCTTTGACTACCG CAGCTCTCTGGAAAG GCTGGCCCGTGTCACGGCTCTGCCCTACCCACGCTG ggaggaggagagggggCTTCAGAGAGGACCACCTTCGATGGAAGCCGTGATGAAAAGGTGCGAGAGCGACGATAGCCTGGTGGATTACGGGGATGGCGGCGGAGAAGTGCCCTTCACTGAGGACGGCTCATTCATTGGCCAGTACACGGCGCCAAGGAGAGACGTGAGAGACTTGGACTTTGGCGGCAGTTTGGAGCTTCATTCTCCACTGAACGCCATCTACTCGCTGGCTTGA